In one window of Chryseobacterium phocaeense DNA:
- a CDS encoding GNAT family N-acetyltransferase, producing the protein MNYTTKWLTDTARTEELVDFFIAHKTDSYISHGEIISGRALDSNHWSPDLKNILTHQLNSGFDADHNSKLNILIAENEAGKIIGMLIFNVIAGFKNYAVLEDMLLDYSLRGQSLGSTLLKVALEESKKWNISFIMLESGTDNEGAHHFFNKYGFKKISENYILSL; encoded by the coding sequence ATGAATTATACCACGAAATGGCTTACGGATACTGCGCGGACGGAAGAACTGGTTGATTTTTTTATTGCCCATAAAACAGATTCCTACATTTCCCATGGAGAAATTATTTCCGGAAGGGCTTTAGATTCCAACCACTGGAGTCCGGATCTTAAGAATATACTCACCCATCAGCTAAACTCCGGCTTCGATGCAGATCATAACTCAAAATTAAATATACTGATTGCTGAAAACGAGGCAGGAAAAATCATTGGAATGCTGATTTTCAATGTGATTGCCGGATTCAAAAATTATGCAGTCCTGGAAGATATGCTGCTGGATTATTCTCTTCGCGGACAATCGCTTGGAAGCACTTTGCTGAAGGTAGCCCTGGAAGAATCTAAAAAATGGAATATCAGTTTTATCATGCTTGAAAGCGGAACCGACAATGAAGGTGCCCACCACTTTTTTAATAAATACGGATTTAAAAAGATTTCTGAAAATTATATTTTATCCCTGTAG
- a CDS encoding FAD-dependent monooxygenase, whose amino-acid sequence MNQISIIGAGIGGLTLGNVLKQQQIDFTIYESAQEIKPVGAGIMMAVNAMQIFDRLGLKEKIENAGNKIHGISITDESLKPITKTNILALEKKYNSCNVAIHRAELQKILAENVGYEHISLNHSLKKIEKHENYTLEFDNGTRAETQIVFGADGIKSKIRNQILKTETIRNAGQKCWRGLVELDLPEHLSHEAFEMWGKGKRFGFVKISEQKIYWYAVVNEEKHQLNLELPEYFKDFHPLAVGILEATLKENIILNDIIDLSPIPSWHSENLCLIGDAAHATTPNMGQGACQAIEDAYVIGKLLENTRDFNYVFEEFQKIRRKKVDYVVNTSWKIGKMSQWEKGNAMRNFFMRLIPESSSYKLAEKIVKLEI is encoded by the coding sequence ATGAATCAAATTTCAATAATTGGCGCCGGAATTGGCGGATTGACACTGGGAAATGTCCTAAAACAGCAACAGATCGATTTTACCATCTACGAATCTGCACAGGAAATCAAGCCCGTTGGTGCCGGAATTATGATGGCTGTTAATGCCATGCAGATCTTTGACCGGTTAGGCTTAAAAGAAAAAATTGAAAACGCAGGAAATAAAATCCATGGAATCTCCATCACCGACGAATCCCTGAAACCGATCACCAAAACCAATATCCTTGCCCTCGAAAAAAAATATAATTCCTGTAATGTAGCCATTCACAGGGCTGAGCTGCAAAAAATTCTGGCTGAAAATGTAGGATATGAACACATCAGTCTCAACCACTCTTTAAAAAAGATTGAAAAGCATGAAAACTATACTTTAGAGTTTGACAACGGAACCCGGGCAGAAACTCAGATTGTATTTGGTGCTGATGGCATAAAATCCAAAATCCGGAATCAGATTTTAAAAACAGAAACCATCAGAAATGCAGGACAAAAGTGCTGGCGCGGACTTGTAGAGCTTGATCTTCCGGAACATCTGAGCCATGAAGCCTTTGAAATGTGGGGGAAAGGAAAACGTTTTGGCTTTGTGAAAATTTCTGAGCAAAAAATTTACTGGTATGCCGTAGTGAATGAAGAAAAACATCAGCTTAATCTGGAATTACCTGAATATTTTAAAGATTTCCACCCTCTTGCTGTAGGCATTCTTGAAGCTACTTTAAAAGAAAATATTATACTCAACGATATTATAGATTTATCTCCTATTCCTTCATGGCATTCGGAAAACCTTTGCCTGATCGGTGATGCGGCTCATGCTACAACTCCAAATATGGGCCAGGGTGCATGCCAGGCTATTGAAGACGCCTATGTCATCGGGAAACTTCTGGAAAACACCCGGGATTTTAATTATGTTTTTGAAGAATTTCAAAAGATCAGAAGAAAAAAAGTGGATTATGTGGTCAATACCAGCTGGAAGATCGGAAAAATGTCTCAGTGGGAAAAGGGAAATGCCATGCGGAATTTCTTTATGCGGTTGATTCCGGAAAGCTCCAGCTACAAACTGGCAGAGAAAATTGTAAAACTGGAAATCTAA
- a CDS encoding zinc metalloprotease, which translates to MAFTVNNMDFSSQEEFVNYGRGCATKIPTPVDIMLVDNEISANKSRRVLFDKLDIEVKFHHITYGASGLVNKQQREKQITLLNDAFKGAGIVFSYNEESVQYIDNQNWYYMGHGSISEREAKSSLGADARKYLNFYTGGLRAGLLGWATFPFDLAGDPTLDGVVVLDESLPGGKAGPYNLGMTGVHEVGHWLGLYHTFQGGCDGIGDHVHDTPSHSSPNYGKPPVGQSHNACMVGEQAPIHNYMNYVDDDWMKELTPAQEQRIKEHILMYRTGLLAPNL; encoded by the coding sequence ATGGCTTTCACAGTAAACAATATGGATTTTTCAAGTCAGGAAGAATTTGTAAATTATGGGAGAGGATGTGCAACAAAAATCCCTACTCCGGTAGATATTATGCTCGTAGACAACGAAATTTCTGCAAATAAAAGCAGACGTGTATTATTTGATAAATTAGACATTGAAGTTAAATTTCATCATATAACTTATGGTGCCAGTGGGCTGGTAAATAAACAACAAAGAGAAAAACAAATTACCCTGTTAAATGATGCATTTAAAGGAGCGGGAATAGTATTTTCATATAATGAAGAAAGTGTTCAGTACATTGATAATCAGAATTGGTATTATATGGGGCATGGTTCAATATCTGAACGGGAAGCTAAAAGTTCTTTGGGAGCAGATGCCAGAAAATATTTGAATTTTTATACCGGTGGGCTTAGAGCGGGTTTATTAGGGTGGGCTACTTTCCCTTTTGATTTAGCCGGAGATCCTACGCTTGATGGCGTAGTAGTTTTAGATGAATCTTTACCTGGTGGAAAAGCAGGACCCTATAATTTGGGAATGACGGGCGTACATGAGGTTGGTCATTGGTTGGGACTTTATCATACTTTTCAAGGGGGTTGTGATGGGATAGGTGATCATGTGCATGATACTCCTTCACACAGCAGTCCCAATTATGGAAAGCCGCCGGTTGGGCAATCCCATAATGCCTGTATGGTAGGGGAACAGGCTCCGATTCATAATTACATGAATTATGTTGATGACGATTGGATGAAAGAACTAACTCCAGCACAGGAGCAAAGAATCAAAGAACATATTTTGATGTACAGAACTGGTTTATTAGCACCAAACCTCTGA
- a CDS encoding S9 family peptidase, translating to MKKIFYVLALIVGLVTTKAQEVPLLDRELFYGNPEISGGQLSPDGKWISFMKQYEGIMNIWVKKVDEPFDKARPLTNSKRPLAGYFWSENGKYILYVKDNNGNENMNIFAVDPMAKADKGVPESRNLTPLNDVTAQIQMVSRKDPDLLMIGLNNRDKAWHDLYSLKISTGELKKIYENKDRVTGYDFDWDEKLRVLSKTDEKGTTQFMYKNGDQLTPIYETLVTESAYIANWNEDNSKFYLVTDKGDLDKSALYLMDPKTKQMTKIESDPKGKVDFGGLSMDRNTRKIISTSYTGDKTENYWKDKTWEANYKFLQSKFPGREVDFASSTKDYSKFLIAVWGDKYASESYFFDAKTKELIFQYTPRPALKKVEQYLAPMTPVTYKSSDGLEIPAYLTVPAGSSGKNLPVVVLVHGGPKGPRDYWGYSSTVQFLANRGYAVLQPNFRASGGYGKKFKNDGDLQWGKLMQDDITWGVKYLIDKGIADKNKVVIMGGSYGGYATLAGLAFTPDLYAGGVDIVGPSNLFTLLDSVPAYWEAARASLYGMVGDPNTEEGKKRMKEASPLFSVDKIVKPLLIIQGANDPRVKQAEADQIVIALREKGKKVNYILADDEGHGFRKPINNMAMYAETEKFLAEVIGGRYQKDMPEAVAKRLKEMTVDITKVTYTPAEKTTGAAQKTTK from the coding sequence ATGAAAAAAATCTTTTATGTATTAGCCTTAATAGTAGGTCTGGTGACCACAAAGGCACAGGAAGTCCCGTTGCTGGACAGAGAACTCTTTTATGGAAACCCCGAAATTTCCGGTGGACAGCTAAGTCCTGACGGAAAATGGATCTCGTTTATGAAACAATACGAGGGAATAATGAATATCTGGGTAAAAAAGGTAGATGAACCTTTTGATAAAGCCCGTCCGCTAACCAACAGCAAACGTCCACTGGCCGGTTATTTCTGGTCCGAAAACGGAAAATACATCCTGTACGTAAAGGACAATAACGGAAACGAAAATATGAATATTTTTGCGGTAGATCCTATGGCAAAAGCCGATAAAGGCGTTCCGGAATCCAGGAATTTAACCCCGTTGAATGATGTGACCGCCCAGATTCAGATGGTCAGCAGAAAAGATCCTGACTTATTGATGATCGGCCTGAATAACCGTGATAAAGCATGGCACGACCTGTATTCTTTAAAGATTTCAACCGGAGAACTGAAAAAGATTTACGAAAATAAAGACAGGGTTACAGGCTATGATTTCGATTGGGATGAAAAACTAAGAGTTCTCTCTAAAACGGATGAAAAAGGAACCACTCAGTTCATGTATAAAAACGGTGACCAACTGACTCCCATCTATGAAACATTGGTTACGGAAAGTGCTTATATTGCAAACTGGAATGAAGACAATTCTAAATTTTATCTGGTAACGGACAAAGGCGATCTGGATAAATCTGCTCTATATTTGATGGATCCGAAAACCAAACAAATGACAAAAATAGAAAGTGATCCTAAAGGAAAAGTAGATTTCGGCGGGCTGTCTATGGACAGAAATACCAGAAAGATCATTTCAACTTCCTACACCGGAGATAAAACTGAAAACTACTGGAAAGATAAAACATGGGAAGCTAATTATAAATTTTTACAAAGTAAATTTCCGGGAAGAGAAGTCGATTTTGCCAGCTCAACAAAGGATTATTCTAAGTTTTTAATCGCAGTTTGGGGGGATAAATACGCCTCCGAATCCTATTTTTTCGATGCCAAAACCAAAGAACTGATCTTCCAGTATACACCAAGACCTGCATTGAAGAAGGTAGAGCAATATTTAGCTCCTATGACGCCTGTTACCTACAAAAGCAGTGACGGCCTTGAAATTCCCGCCTATCTGACGGTGCCTGCGGGATCATCCGGAAAAAACCTTCCGGTTGTGGTTTTAGTGCACGGAGGTCCAAAAGGTCCGAGAGATTATTGGGGCTACAGTTCAACTGTACAGTTTTTAGCCAACAGAGGATATGCTGTTCTTCAGCCTAACTTCAGAGCCAGCGGAGGTTATGGAAAAAAATTCAAAAACGACGGAGACCTCCAGTGGGGGAAACTGATGCAGGACGATATCACATGGGGTGTAAAGTATCTGATAGATAAAGGAATTGCCGATAAAAACAAAGTGGTGATCATGGGCGGAAGTTACGGAGGATATGCAACACTGGCAGGTCTGGCTTTCACTCCTGATCTGTATGCAGGGGGTGTTGATATTGTAGGACCAAGCAATCTGTTTACGCTGCTGGATTCTGTGCCTGCCTACTGGGAAGCAGCCCGCGCCTCTCTTTATGGAATGGTGGGTGATCCCAATACAGAGGAGGGTAAAAAACGCATGAAGGAAGCAAGTCCATTGTTCAGCGTAGATAAAATCGTAAAGCCTTTATTGATTATCCAGGGAGCGAATGATCCAAGGGTAAAGCAGGCTGAGGCAGACCAGATTGTCATCGCTCTTCGTGAAAAAGGAAAAAAAGTGAATTATATCCTGGCAGATGATGAAGGGCACGGATTCAGAAAACCTATAAATAATATGGCCATGTATGCGGAAACTGAGAAATTCCTTGCTGAAGTTATAGGAGGAAGATATCAGAAAGATATGCCGGAAGCGGTCGCCAAACGTTTGAAAGAAATGACGGTTGACATTACAAAAGTTACCTATACGCCAGCAGAAAAAACAACAGGCGCTGCTCAGAAAACAACCAAATAA
- a CDS encoding multicopper oxidase domain-containing protein, with the protein MRKLMIFLVLLFSVFTFAQTTKIYYTCPMHPEVVSSKPGDCPKCKMTLVKKTVVTKPKVTAKPRPKAESKTVQKATEVKPKINKIEAKVKIKPKQKPKTTETRSLHEYNAAGPQSKPQTQPKYTCPMHPDVTSDTPGKCPKCGMELVEKENHQHVPAEEPKKDRSVFKRNSENGKVTFGGKTVRYDLYVKDTIVNFTGKNRRAIAINGKLQAPTLYFTEGDTAEIYLHNMLKENTGLHWHGVILPNEQDGVPYLTTKPVTPGETHLYKFRVSQNGTYWYHSHEALQEQIGMNGILVFNKREGEPAPTYTKEIPVLLGDWSDEDPMQIARRLHMANTDWYAIKKNAVQSYWEAIKSGNFGTKALNEWKRMEAMDVSDVYYDKFLINGLPSSDYSQLKAGDKVRLRVANGGSSTYFWLNYGGGKIKVVGNDGNDVVPVEVDRLIIGVSETYDIEVTIPENKSFEFRSTSEDRIGHASLWLGSGEKVEAPNLPRLMLFEGMKMMNGMMEMSGNMKPMNMEMGKQMMDMNEVMYPELPESQRKMTMKHMNEMMGIKNKEEDHSKEVSGASATNHDKHAGMDMKEEKTIKRLSYNLLKSPEKTILPDENVRELKFTLEGNMNQYLWTLDNKTVTETDKILVKKGEILRITMYNNSMMRHPMHLHGHDFRLINSKGEYSPLKNVVDIMPMETNTIEFAANQDGDWFFHCHILYHMMAGMGRIFSYENSKPNPQLPDRKLAWKNFLKDNKMVSSMAMLDVASNKMHAESMTMFGPRWANLNEFHSNWDFDHFEGNVKVGRFLGKFQWALPYAGFRIQKNHEIMERKMAEDMGMKFRGKKTWFGQQKASKDQYAFMVGVRYLLPMLVTADASVDQNGKVLLELSREDIPISRRIRGNFTLNSDGEFSTGLRYILQKWLSVSGNYDNEMGWGAGLTLTY; encoded by the coding sequence ATGAGAAAATTAATGATATTTCTGGTGCTTTTGTTCTCTGTTTTTACTTTCGCACAAACAACAAAAATCTATTATACCTGTCCGATGCACCCTGAGGTCGTCTCTTCAAAACCGGGAGACTGTCCGAAATGCAAAATGACACTGGTGAAGAAAACCGTTGTAACAAAACCAAAAGTCACGGCAAAGCCACGACCTAAAGCGGAGTCTAAAACAGTACAGAAAGCCACAGAAGTAAAGCCTAAGATTAATAAGATTGAGGCTAAGGTTAAGATTAAGCCAAAACAAAAACCAAAAACGACAGAAACAAGGTCATTACATGAGTATAACGCTGCTGGACCTCAGTCTAAGCCTCAAACTCAACCTAAATACACCTGCCCTATGCATCCGGATGTTACTTCCGATACACCCGGGAAATGTCCAAAATGCGGAATGGAACTGGTAGAAAAAGAAAATCATCAGCATGTTCCTGCAGAAGAACCTAAAAAGGACCGGTCCGTATTCAAAAGAAATTCTGAAAACGGAAAAGTGACCTTTGGAGGGAAAACGGTACGCTACGACCTTTACGTGAAAGATACGATTGTGAATTTCACGGGTAAAAACCGTAGGGCAATTGCCATCAACGGAAAGCTGCAGGCGCCAACCTTATATTTTACGGAAGGGGATACGGCGGAGATTTATCTTCACAATATGCTTAAAGAAAATACAGGGCTGCATTGGCATGGGGTAATTCTTCCCAATGAACAGGATGGAGTTCCGTATCTTACGACAAAGCCTGTAACACCTGGAGAAACACATCTGTATAAATTCAGGGTTTCTCAGAACGGAACCTATTGGTACCATTCCCACGAAGCCTTACAGGAACAGATCGGGATGAACGGGATTCTGGTCTTTAATAAAAGAGAAGGAGAGCCTGCACCAACCTATACCAAGGAAATTCCTGTACTGCTTGGAGACTGGAGCGATGAAGACCCGATGCAGATTGCGAGAAGGCTCCACATGGCCAATACAGACTGGTATGCCATCAAGAAAAATGCAGTACAGAGTTACTGGGAAGCAATAAAATCCGGGAATTTCGGTACAAAAGCGCTGAATGAATGGAAGAGGATGGAAGCCATGGATGTAAGCGATGTGTACTATGATAAATTTCTGATCAACGGACTTCCAAGCTCCGATTATTCTCAACTGAAGGCCGGTGACAAAGTGAGGCTCAGAGTAGCCAATGGAGGATCATCCACCTATTTCTGGCTGAATTATGGAGGCGGAAAAATAAAAGTAGTCGGAAATGATGGGAATGACGTGGTTCCGGTAGAAGTTGACCGACTTATTATCGGGGTTTCTGAAACCTATGATATTGAAGTCACCATTCCTGAAAATAAAAGCTTTGAATTCCGCTCCACGTCAGAGGACAGGATAGGCCATGCCTCCCTGTGGCTGGGTTCCGGTGAAAAAGTGGAAGCTCCCAACCTGCCGAGACTGATGCTGTTTGAAGGAATGAAAATGATGAACGGAATGATGGAAATGAGCGGAAATATGAAGCCGATGAATATGGAGATGGGTAAACAGATGATGGATATGAATGAAGTGATGTATCCTGAGCTTCCTGAAAGCCAGAGAAAAATGACAATGAAGCATATGAATGAAATGATGGGGATTAAGAATAAGGAAGAAGACCATTCAAAGGAGGTTTCGGGAGCTTCAGCCACCAATCATGATAAGCATGCCGGAATGGATATGAAGGAGGAAAAAACCATCAAAAGACTTTCGTACAATCTTTTGAAATCTCCCGAAAAGACCATCTTGCCTGATGAGAATGTAAGAGAACTGAAGTTTACGCTGGAAGGAAATATGAACCAATATCTATGGACACTGGATAATAAAACAGTCACCGAAACCGACAAGATTCTGGTGAAAAAAGGAGAAATACTGAGGATTACAATGTATAACAATTCCATGATGCGCCACCCCATGCACCTTCATGGTCATGATTTCAGGCTGATTAATTCAAAAGGAGAGTATTCTCCGCTGAAAAACGTGGTGGATATCATGCCTATGGAAACCAATACGATTGAATTTGCCGCCAACCAGGATGGCGACTGGTTTTTCCACTGCCATATTTTATACCATATGATGGCGGGAATGGGAAGGATATTCAGCTATGAAAATTCAAAACCCAATCCGCAGCTGCCGGACAGAAAACTGGCCTGGAAAAATTTCCTGAAGGATAATAAAATGGTTAGTTCTATGGCCATGCTGGATGTTGCGAGTAATAAAATGCACGCAGAGTCTATGACGATGTTCGGACCAAGATGGGCCAATCTGAACGAGTTTCATTCCAACTGGGATTTTGATCATTTTGAAGGCAATGTAAAAGTGGGAAGATTCCTTGGAAAATTCCAGTGGGCGCTTCCGTATGCCGGTTTCAGAATTCAGAAAAACCATGAGATCATGGAAAGGAAGATGGCCGAAGACATGGGTATGAAGTTCCGTGGGAAAAAGACCTGGTTTGGCCAGCAAAAGGCTTCAAAAGACCAGTATGCTTTTATGGTTGGGGTTCGGTATCTTCTGCCGATGCTGGTTACTGCAGATGCCAGTGTAGACCAGAACGGAAAAGTATTACTGGAGTTAAGCAGGGAAGATATCCCGATTTCCAGGAGGATAAGAGGAAACTTCACCCTGAACTCAGACGGAGAATTCTCAACAGGTTTGCGGTATATCCTGCAGAAATGGCTTTCCGTTTCAGGAAATTATGACAATGAAATGGGCTGGGGAGCCGGACTTACTTTAACTTATTAA
- a CDS encoding DUF3347 domain-containing protein, protein MKKYIITATLSLFSIISLSAQSKKDAQVSKLYQNYIAIKSALASDDADKTSKAAAEFIKTASTVDYKVVSEGNLNILRKDATVISDARNITAQRETFSNLSENMIALTKEFKLSGQPVYVQYCPMADSSWLSNEKQIQNPYYGKSMLSCGSVKSEIK, encoded by the coding sequence ATGAAAAAGTATATCATTACAGCAACATTATCTCTATTCTCCATTATTTCACTTTCTGCACAGTCTAAAAAAGATGCTCAGGTTTCAAAACTGTACCAGAACTATATCGCTATTAAATCTGCGTTGGCTTCAGATGATGCTGATAAAACCTCAAAAGCCGCTGCTGAATTTATCAAAACAGCTTCAACAGTCGATTATAAAGTGGTTTCAGAAGGTAACCTTAATATTCTGAGAAAAGATGCCACAGTGATCTCCGATGCCAGAAATATTACAGCACAAAGGGAAACTTTTTCCAATCTTTCTGAGAATATGATCGCTTTAACCAAAGAATTTAAACTTTCCGGGCAGCCGGTTTATGTCCAGTATTGCCCGATGGCAGATTCAAGCTGGCTGAGCAATGAAAAACAAATCCAAAACCCATACTACGGAAAATCCATGCTTTCTTGCGGAAGTGTAAAGTCAGAAATAAAATAA
- a CDS encoding HYC_CC_PP family protein — protein MKKILAIFFSVFYFGFSSGAAFSVHFCMEEFVSVSQKTTDICGKCGVKEKKGCCKTEVKVVKVDDSQKSDLLKIDFSSQIVPTFTQHEFFFTDKSFSASKFTRIRINGPPEYQPVPIYLNHCNFRI, from the coding sequence ATGAAAAAGATTCTTGCCATATTTTTCTCTGTTTTCTACTTCGGATTCTCTTCCGGAGCAGCATTCAGCGTTCATTTCTGTATGGAGGAATTTGTTTCCGTAAGTCAGAAAACCACCGATATCTGTGGGAAATGTGGTGTTAAAGAAAAGAAAGGATGTTGCAAGACCGAGGTTAAAGTCGTAAAAGTGGATGATTCGCAAAAATCAGACCTGCTTAAAATCGACTTTTCAAGTCAGATTGTGCCAACGTTTACTCAGCACGAATTTTTCTTTACCGACAAGTCTTTTTCAGCTTCAAAATTTACCCGGATAAGAATCAACGGTCCCCCCGAATACCAGCCGGTTCCTATCTATCTCAATCATTGTAATTTTAGAATTTAA
- a CDS encoding TonB-dependent receptor plug domain-containing protein, with product MKKLVLPLSLMVPVLIFSQNRKKDTTARVTDIEEVVFQKKVTGRTSDLTNVKISAKDAKGIATVGGGIEGLLKTLPSVNSNTELSSQYMVRGGNYDENLIYINDIEIYRPFLIRNSQQEGMSIINPDMVAAVNFSAGGFEPKYGDKMSSALNIYYREPEKFELSGEASLIGGRLTAGLASKNKKLTALFSGRYRNTNLVLNTLNEDTDFNPTYWDFQSYINYHFSEKFSMSFIGYYSKNDYEMIPKAKSVTFGSLNQPITVNINYGGREQDMYKNMMGTVSLNFKPSDQWKFTLDSFAYQNREKEYYSIASGYEIQTFDPVTQAPNPSFDGGGQIEHARNDLFVRTYGTQFRAKFSPNVNTDIEVGVKYEKENLNDNTNEWKLVDNAGYSIPRPIDDPRTGMSGDLELFYQIAGKNKIEPSRLSAYGQYSQKLYWGASKVLFNVGARVSNWSFNKETIFSPRFQFAIKPDWDTDMLFKLSGGIYYQAPFYKEIKDLDGNFNTNIKSQRSMQLILSNDYEFYMYDRPFKLTTEAYYKKMDDLIPYYMDNVRIRYSGKNNASGYAYGIDTRLFGEFVPGVDSWLSASYARVYENIDGRGDIPRPTDQRFRFAMFYQDYMPKFPSMRVNLTLVYAMGLPNGAPVFTDPYQYQRTLPAYKRVDLGLSKVFIDSKDKKKRYGFWGNFEELTLGVQVFNAFNINNTVANQWITDYNSNVMYPVPVRLTGRFFNVKLEFKL from the coding sequence TTGAAAAAACTAGTTTTACCACTAAGCCTTATGGTTCCCGTGCTGATTTTCTCTCAAAACAGAAAAAAAGATACAACGGCAAGAGTAACCGACATTGAGGAAGTAGTTTTCCAGAAAAAAGTAACCGGGAGAACCAGCGACCTTACCAACGTAAAAATTTCAGCAAAAGATGCTAAAGGAATTGCAACTGTAGGCGGAGGAATTGAAGGACTACTTAAAACCCTTCCTTCCGTAAACTCCAATACGGAGCTATCTTCCCAATATATGGTACGTGGCGGAAACTATGACGAAAACCTGATCTACATCAATGATATTGAGATTTACAGACCTTTCCTGATCAGAAATTCACAGCAGGAGGGGATGAGTATCATCAATCCGGATATGGTGGCTGCGGTAAACTTCTCTGCAGGTGGTTTTGAGCCGAAATATGGCGATAAAATGTCGTCAGCTCTTAATATTTACTACCGTGAACCTGAAAAATTTGAACTTTCAGGGGAGGCCAGTTTAATTGGCGGAAGATTAACGGCCGGTCTGGCGTCAAAAAATAAAAAACTGACCGCTTTATTTTCAGGGCGATACAGGAATACCAATCTGGTACTGAATACCCTGAACGAGGACACCGATTTTAACCCTACCTACTGGGATTTCCAGTCGTATATCAACTACCATTTCAGCGAGAAATTCTCAATGTCGTTCATTGGATATTACTCCAAGAATGATTACGAAATGATTCCTAAAGCGAAAAGCGTAACGTTTGGAAGCCTTAATCAGCCTATTACCGTAAATATTAATTATGGTGGCCGGGAACAGGATATGTACAAAAATATGATGGGAACCGTTTCCCTGAACTTTAAGCCCTCTGATCAGTGGAAATTTACCTTGGACAGTTTTGCCTATCAGAACAGGGAAAAAGAATACTATTCCATCGCGTCCGGCTACGAAATCCAGACTTTTGATCCGGTAACACAAGCTCCAAACCCTTCCTTTGACGGAGGCGGCCAGATAGAGCATGCCAGAAACGACCTGTTTGTAAGAACCTACGGAACACAGTTCAGGGCTAAGTTTTCTCCTAACGTAAATACGGATATTGAAGTAGGGGTAAAATATGAAAAAGAAAATCTGAATGACAATACCAATGAATGGAAGCTGGTAGATAATGCAGGCTACAGTATTCCACGTCCTATTGATGACCCGAGAACGGGAATGTCAGGAGACCTGGAGCTGTTCTATCAGATTGCAGGAAAAAATAAAATAGAGCCTTCGAGACTGTCGGCTTACGGACAGTATTCACAGAAATTATACTGGGGAGCAAGCAAAGTACTTTTCAATGTAGGAGCCAGGGTTTCCAACTGGAGCTTTAACAAAGAAACGATATTTTCACCAAGATTCCAGTTTGCGATAAAGCCTGACTGGGATACGGATATGCTCTTTAAACTTTCGGGAGGGATCTATTATCAGGCTCCTTTCTATAAAGAGATCAAAGACCTGGACGGAAACTTTAATACCAATATAAAATCCCAGCGCTCCATGCAGCTGATTCTTAGTAACGACTACGAATTTTATATGTATGACAGACCGTTCAAGCTGACTACAGAGGCTTATTACAAGAAAATGGATGATTTGATTCCGTATTATATGGACAATGTAAGAATCCGTTATTCCGGTAAAAATAATGCTTCAGGATATGCGTACGGAATTGATACGAGATTATTCGGGGAATTTGTGCCCGGAGTAGATTCATGGTTGTCTGCAAGTTATGCAAGGGTATATGAAAATATTGATGGTAGAGGAGATATTCCAAGGCCAACGGATCAGAGATTCAGGTTTGCGATGTTCTACCAGGATTATATGCCTAAATTCCCATCCATGCGTGTAAACCTTACGTTGGTATATGCTATGGGACTTCCGAACGGAGCCCCTGTTTTTACAGATCCTTATCAGTATCAGAGAACATTGCCGGCTTATAAAAGAGTGGATTTAGGACTTTCAAAAGTATTCATCGATTCCAAAGACAAGAAAAAACGTTACGGATTCTGGGGCAATTTTGAAGAACTTACCCTAGGGGTTCAGGTTTTCAATGCCTTCAACATCAACAATACCGTGGCCAATCAGTGGATCACGGACTACAATTCAAATGTAATGTATCCGGTTCCGGTACGTCTTACAGGACGTTTCTTCAATGTGAAACTGGAATTTAAACTGTAG